From one Suricata suricatta isolate VVHF042 chromosome 8, meerkat_22Aug2017_6uvM2_HiC, whole genome shotgun sequence genomic stretch:
- the GPR153 gene encoding probable G-protein coupled receptor 153 → MSDERRLPGSAVGWLACGGLSLLANAWGILSVGAKQKKWKPLEFLLCTLAATHMLNVAVPITTYAVVQLRRQRPAYEWNEGLCKVFVSTFYTLTLATCLSVTSLSYHRMWMVRWPVNYRLSNAKKQAVHTVMGIWMVSFILSALPAVGWHDTTERFYTHGCRFIVAEIGLGFGVCFLLLVGGSVAMGVVCAAIALFQTLAVQVGPRAGHRAFTVPTIVVEDAQGKRRSSIDGSEPAKTSLQITGLVATIVLIYDCLMGFPVLVVSFSSLRAAASAPWMALCVLWCSVAQALLLPVFLWACDRYRADPKAVWEKLVALMANKEDSDNDPSLEGGIPPDLVLEHSLDCSYGGDFVALDRMAKYELSALEGGLPQFYPLRPLQEDKTQYLQVPPTRRLSQDDAEVWAAIQLPAFLPRWGSGEDLAALVLPSGAGPRRGGGGGGSTSSFLSSPSESSGYVTLHSDSLGSAS, encoded by the exons ATGAGTGATGAGCGGCGGCTGCCAGGCAGCGCGGTGGGCTGGCTGGCGTGCGGAGGCCTCTCCCTGCTGGCCAACGCCTGGGGCATCCTGAGTGTGGGCGCCAAGCAGAAGAAGTGGAAGCCGCTGGAGTTTCTGCTGTGCACGCTCGCGGCCACCCACATGCTCAACGTCGCGGTGCCCATCACCACGTACGCTGTGGTGCAGCTGCGGCGGCAGCGCCCCGCCTATGAGTGGAATGAGGGCCTCTGCAAGGTCTTTGTCTCCACCTTCTACACCCTCACCCTGGCCACCTGCCTCTCCGTCACCTCCCTCTCCTACCACCGCATGTGGATGGTCCGCTGGCCCGTCAACTACCG GCTGAGCAATGCCAAGAAGCAGGCAGTGCACACGGTCATGGGCATCTGGATGGTGTCCTTCATCCTGTCCGCCCTGCCCGCCGTCGGCTGGCACGACACCACCGAGCGCTTCTACACCCACGGCTGCCGCTTCATCGTGGCCGAGATCGGCCTGGGCTTCGGCGTCTGCTTCCTGCTGTTGGTGGGCGGCAGTGTGGCCATGGGTGTGGTCTGCGCGGCCATCGCCCTCTTCCAGACGCTGGCCGTGCAGGTGGGGCCGCGGGCCGGCCACCGTGCCTTCACCGTGCCCACCATCGTGGTGGAGGACGCTCAGGGCAAGCGCCGCTCCTCCATCGACGGCTCCGAGCCTGCCAAAACCTCGCTGCAGATCACGGGCCTGGTGGCCACCATCGTCCTCATCTATGACTGCCTCATGGGCTTCCCAGTGCTG GTGGTGAGCTTCAGCAGCCTTCGGGCGGCCGCCTCGGCACCCTGGATGGCGCTGTGTGTGCTGTGGTGCTCCGTGGCCCAGGCGCTCCTGCTGCCCGTGTTCCTCTGGGCCTGCGACCGCTACCGCGCCGACCCCAAGGCCGTCTGGGAGAAGTTGGTGGCCCTCATGGCTAACAAGGAGGACTCAGACAATG ATCCCAGCCTGGAGGGTGGCATCCCCCCAGACCTGGTGCTGGAGCACTCTCTCGACTGCAGCTATGGAGGTGACTTTGTGGCCCTGGACAGGATGGCCAAGTATGAGCTCTCTGCCCTGGAGGGGGGCCTGCCCCAGTTCTACCCGCTGCGGCCCTTGCAGGAGGACAAGACGCAGTACCTGCAG GTCCCGCCCACGCGACGCCTCTCCCAGGACGACGCGGAAGTGTGGGCCGCCATCCAGCTGCCCGCCTTCCTGCCGCGCTGGGGCTCGGGCGAGGACCTGGCCGCCCTGGTGCTGCCGTCGGGGGCTGGCCCGCGCCGCG ggggcggcggcggcggcagcaccAGCAGCTTCCTGAGCTCGCCCTCCGAGTCCTCGGGCTACGTCACGCTGCACTCGGACTCGCTGGGCTCCGCGTCCTAG